The Pedobacter roseus genome contains a region encoding:
- the amaB gene encoding L-piperidine-6-carboxylate dehydrogenase — MTTDIQSILNRLGIKADNAAYSTGSNWGGATNTEKLESYSPVDGKLIASASVASVTDYDAIVVKAETAFKEWRTVPAPKRGEIVRQFGDALRENKEALGTLVSYEMGKSLQEGFGEVQEMIDICDFAVGLSRQLYGLTMHSERPSHRMYEQWHPLGIVGIISAFNFPVAVWSWNAALALVCGNVCIWKPSEKTPLTAIACQHIIAKVFKANNVAEGVCNLVLGDRTVGELMTNDSRVPLVSATGSTRMGKAVGAAVGARLGKSLLELGGNNAIIISEHADLDMSLIGAVFGAVGTAGQRCTSTRRLIIHESVYDAFTAKLVKAYGQLRIGDPLDQNNHVGPLIDTDAVAAYLDSIEKCKAEGGNFVVEGDVLSGDAYASGCYVKPCIAEVQNDYKIVQHETFAPILYLIKYKTLDEAIALQNGVPQGLSSAIMTLNLREAEHFLSAKGSDCGIANVNIGTSGAEIGGAFGGEKETGGGRESGSDAWRAYMRRQTNTINYSNTLPLAQGIKFDL, encoded by the coding sequence ATGACTACAGATATTCAATCCATTTTAAACAGATTAGGTATAAAAGCAGATAATGCAGCCTATAGTACGGGAAGCAATTGGGGCGGAGCAACGAACACAGAAAAATTAGAAAGCTACTCGCCAGTTGATGGTAAACTGATTGCTTCAGCAAGCGTTGCAAGTGTTACAGATTATGATGCCATTGTGGTAAAAGCAGAAACGGCATTTAAGGAATGGCGTACTGTGCCTGCGCCGAAAAGAGGAGAAATTGTACGTCAGTTTGGCGATGCCCTGCGCGAAAATAAAGAGGCATTAGGCACGCTGGTTTCTTATGAAATGGGTAAAAGTTTGCAGGAGGGATTTGGCGAAGTACAGGAAATGATCGATATCTGCGATTTTGCGGTAGGTTTATCGCGGCAGCTTTATGGTTTAACCATGCATAGCGAACGCCCCAGCCACCGGATGTACGAACAATGGCATCCGCTGGGTATTGTAGGTATTATTTCGGCCTTTAATTTTCCCGTAGCGGTTTGGAGCTGGAATGCAGCTTTGGCTCTCGTTTGTGGGAATGTATGCATTTGGAAACCGTCAGAAAAAACACCTCTGACTGCCATTGCATGTCAGCATATTATTGCAAAGGTTTTTAAAGCCAATAATGTTGCAGAAGGGGTTTGTAACCTGGTATTGGGCGATAGAACAGTAGGTGAATTAATGACAAATGATAGCAGGGTTCCGTTGGTTTCAGCTACCGGATCAACCCGTATGGGTAAAGCAGTTGGTGCAGCGGTGGGTGCACGTTTAGGTAAAAGCCTGCTCGAATTGGGTGGTAACAATGCCATCATTATTTCGGAACATGCAGATCTGGATATGAGTTTAATCGGCGCTGTATTTGGTGCGGTTGGCACTGCCGGACAACGTTGTACTTCTACCCGTAGGTTGATTATTCACGAAAGTGTATATGACGCTTTTACCGCGAAACTGGTTAAAGCTTATGGACAACTGCGCATTGGCGATCCACTGGATCAAAATAACCATGTTGGTCCGCTGATTGATACCGATGCTGTTGCAGCTTATTTAGATTCGATAGAAAAATGTAAAGCAGAGGGTGGTAATTTTGTGGTAGAGGGCGATGTTTTATCGGGCGATGCTTATGCAAGCGGATGTTATGTAAAACCTTGCATTGCTGAAGTTCAGAATGATTATAAAATTGTTCAGCACGAAACTTTTGCGCCAATTTTATACCTGATTAAATATAAAACATTAGATGAAGCCATTGCCCTGCAAAACGGCGTTCCACAAGGTTTATCTTCAGCCATTATGACCTTAAATTTAAGAGAAGCAGAACATTTCTTATCTGCTAAAGGATCAGACTGTGGTATTGCCAACGTAAATATTGGTACCTCTGGTGCCGAAATTGGGGGTGCTTTTGGTGGTGAAAAAGAAACCGGTGGCGGTAGAGAAAGCGGATCGGATGCCTGGAGGGCTTATATGCGCCGGCAAACCAATACGATCAATTATTCGAATACTTTACCATTGGCGCAGGGAATTAAATTTGATTTGTAA
- a CDS encoding M1 family metallopeptidase, translating into MNKKFIACGVILVSAFMAHPLFAQEQPTEKSNNLSVYRVTATKVNDLVHTKLDVSFDYAKRYLNGKEWVTLKPHFYPTDSLTLDAQGMDIKTVAMVGAKGNTPLKYVYNDNKLHITLNKKYTNTENYTIYIAYTAKPDELKVKGSAAITDAKGLYFINPDGTDKNKPTQIWTQGETESSSAWFPTIDKPDQKTTEEISMTVKSKYTTLSNGKLVSQKANADGTRTDTWKMDLPHSPYLFMMAIGEFKVTKDTYKGKEVNYYLEPKFAPYAKQIFGKTPDMIQFYSNILGVDYPWNKYSQVVARDYVSGAMENTTATLHGEQVQKTDRELLDGNEEGTIAHELFHQWFGDYVTAESWSNLTMNESFATFGEVIWHGHDAGQDAEDKSRYEKLQSYLGSTKKGESPVLARFYYNDKEDMFDNVSYAKGSIILYALKNQMGDAAFYKSLNRYLTTNAFKNGETHQLRLAMEDVTGKDWSPYFNQWYYNGGHPILSIDYGYENGKATIKVKQTQDSSVQTFTLPVKIDIYAGGKKIRKDILINSREQNFSFEVSAKPDLIDFDVDKIIVGESNDNKTAENYYFQYKNAPSYANRIEALQFIMQSKANSGQQVLLEGLKDKSGDLRALSIDGINLEDANIKAAALPILLQMAKSDKDTEVRSAAIIKLSETGDQAYKALMLESLKDRSYKVLAAGISGLTKLAPQESIAALSALDADTKDHIAPSIASLYISDPKDEHQAFYENIMLTGDRNKIFGVIGQYFQYLRANTNPAITEKGINNISSAIERLKLQSYLNKQLAGAYTATAQAKAKQAAAASGEAKTNLNKQAELFKKGAADLEKE; encoded by the coding sequence ATGAATAAAAAATTTATTGCCTGTGGGGTAATACTGGTTTCAGCTTTTATGGCTCATCCACTTTTCGCACAGGAACAACCTACAGAAAAGTCAAACAACCTAAGTGTTTACCGCGTAACTGCAACTAAGGTTAATGACCTGGTGCACACCAAACTCGATGTGTCTTTTGATTATGCAAAACGCTATTTGAATGGTAAGGAATGGGTAACCTTAAAACCCCACTTTTACCCTACAGATTCTTTAACCCTCGATGCGCAGGGCATGGACATTAAAACGGTTGCCATGGTTGGCGCAAAAGGAAATACGCCACTTAAATATGTGTATAACGACAATAAATTGCACATCACCCTCAATAAAAAGTACACCAATACAGAAAATTATACCATTTATATCGCTTATACCGCCAAACCAGATGAGCTTAAAGTAAAAGGAAGTGCAGCCATAACCGATGCCAAAGGCCTCTATTTTATCAACCCTGATGGTACCGATAAAAATAAACCAACACAGATCTGGACACAGGGCGAAACGGAATCATCGTCAGCCTGGTTTCCTACGATAGATAAACCTGATCAGAAAACCACCGAAGAAATTTCGATGACCGTAAAATCGAAATACACCACACTTTCTAACGGCAAATTAGTTAGTCAGAAAGCCAATGCCGATGGCACCAGAACCGATACCTGGAAAATGGACCTGCCGCATTCGCCATATTTATTTATGATGGCCATTGGAGAGTTTAAGGTTACCAAAGATACCTATAAAGGTAAAGAGGTAAATTATTACCTGGAGCCTAAATTTGCTCCTTATGCTAAACAAATCTTCGGAAAAACACCCGACATGATCCAGTTTTACAGCAATATTTTAGGTGTAGATTATCCATGGAATAAATATTCGCAGGTAGTGGCCAGAGATTATGTTTCGGGTGCGATGGAAAACACGACCGCAACTTTACACGGTGAGCAGGTACAAAAAACAGACCGCGAATTATTAGACGGGAATGAAGAAGGAACCATTGCACACGAACTTTTCCACCAGTGGTTTGGCGATTATGTAACAGCCGAATCTTGGTCTAACTTAACCATGAACGAATCTTTTGCCACTTTTGGCGAAGTAATCTGGCATGGACATGATGCGGGTCAGGATGCAGAAGACAAATCACGTTATGAAAAACTTCAATCCTATTTAGGATCGACCAAGAAAGGCGAAAGTCCGGTATTGGCCCGTTTTTATTATAACGATAAAGAAGACATGTTTGATAATGTGAGTTATGCCAAAGGTTCGATCATTTTATATGCGCTTAAAAACCAGATGGGCGATGCAGCTTTTTACAAATCGCTTAACCGCTATTTAACTACAAACGCTTTCAAAAATGGCGAAACTCACCAGCTACGTTTAGCGATGGAGGATGTGACCGGTAAAGACTGGAGCCCTTACTTTAACCAGTGGTATTACAATGGTGGCCACCCGATTTTAAGCATCGATTATGGGTATGAAAACGGTAAAGCAACCATTAAAGTGAAACAAACTCAGGATTCGAGCGTACAGACTTTTACCTTACCGGTTAAAATTGACATTTATGCGGGTGGTAAAAAAATCAGAAAAGATATCCTGATCAACAGCCGTGAGCAAAATTTTAGTTTTGAAGTAAGCGCTAAACCGGATCTGATCGATTTTGACGTAGACAAAATCATCGTTGGAGAATCCAATGATAATAAAACAGCCGAAAACTATTATTTCCAGTATAAAAATGCACCTAGCTATGCCAATAGGATTGAGGCTTTGCAATTTATTATGCAGAGCAAAGCCAACAGCGGTCAGCAGGTATTGTTGGAAGGATTAAAGGATAAATCAGGCGATTTACGTGCTTTAAGCATTGATGGCATTAACCTGGAAGATGCAAACATAAAAGCCGCAGCCTTACCAATTTTGCTTCAAATGGCAAAAAGCGATAAAGATACCGAGGTAAGATCTGCTGCGATTATAAAATTATCAGAAACCGGCGATCAGGCCTATAAGGCATTGATGTTAGAAAGCCTCAAAGACCGATCGTATAAAGTACTGGCTGCAGGCATTAGTGGTTTAACCAAACTGGCCCCACAAGAAAGTATTGCAGCATTATCAGCTTTAGATGCGGATACGAAAGACCACATTGCACCTTCTATTGCATCGCTTTACATCAGCGATCCGAAAGATGAGCACCAGGCGTTTTACGAGAACATTATGCTCACCGGCGACCGCAATAAAATTTTCGGTGTAATTGGTCAGTATTTCCAGTATTTAAGGGCAAATACAAACCCTGCTATTACCGAAAAAGGAATTAACAACATCAGCAGCGCGATTGAAAGATTAAAACTGCAATCGTATTTAAATAAACAGTTGGCAGGCGCTTATACCGCCACTGCACAGGCCAAAGCAAAACAGGCCGCAGCAGCCAGCGGAGAGGCCAAAACAAACCTGAACAAACAGGCAGAACTGTTTAAAAAAGGTGCTGCAGATTTAGAAAAAGAATAA
- a CDS encoding DUF1735 domain-containing protein: MKNKNIFNGLAAMLCIVSLSSCLKNKNEQPDFSATTPVVEIPVGSPVGDGGVNSLSTSLIQQDTPSDYFYYINYAASSTKATDIKVTLSVDPATLDKYNAAHTDAPLTIVPSNAFSTSITITIPANTRRVQIPVKFVSTALDPALSYGLPIKITDASGEVISKNFGAVVIKVAVRNRYDGKYTLKGYVFREGDTGGLTGYFKNLSKDLSSNGANAVNFAQIWADGNGAGGIDGLTINVNPATNKVTMKSTGNATLANDPAYDNRYDPATKTFYLSFKWGASPTSRYATDTLTYVSPR; encoded by the coding sequence ATGAAAAATAAAAATATATTCAACGGACTTGCGGCAATGTTATGCATTGTAAGTCTTTCGTCTTGTTTAAAAAATAAGAACGAACAACCTGATTTTTCGGCTACAACTCCTGTTGTCGAAATCCCTGTTGGCTCGCCGGTTGGTGATGGCGGTGTAAATTCGTTAAGTACCTCGCTTATCCAGCAGGATACACCCAGCGATTACTTTTACTATATCAACTATGCTGCTTCCAGCACAAAGGCAACTGATATTAAAGTAACCTTATCGGTAGATCCTGCTACACTTGATAAGTATAATGCTGCCCATACTGATGCACCATTAACCATAGTGCCATCGAATGCCTTCAGCACCTCTATAACCATTACCATTCCTGCGAATACCCGTAGAGTACAGATTCCTGTGAAATTTGTAAGTACAGCGCTGGATCCTGCGCTTAGTTATGGATTGCCAATAAAAATTACTGATGCATCGGGAGAGGTGATCAGTAAAAATTTTGGTGCAGTGGTAATCAAGGTTGCGGTTAGAAACCGTTATGATGGAAAATATACTTTAAAAGGCTATGTTTTTAGAGAAGGTGACACTGGTGGTCTTACCGGGTACTTTAAAAATTTAAGTAAAGATTTGTCAAGTAATGGTGCCAATGCTGTCAATTTTGCTCAAATTTGGGCTGATGGAAATGGCGCAGGAGGTATTGATGGTTTAACCATTAATGTTAATCCTGCAACCAACAAAGTGACGATGAAAAGTACAGGTAATGCAACTTTAGCTAACGATCCGGCTTACGATAACCGTTACGATCCGGCCACTAAAACTTTTTATCTTTCTTTTAAATGGGGTGCTAGTCCGACAAGCAGGTATGCTACAGATACACTTACGTATGTATCACCTCGTTAA
- a CDS encoding SusD/RagB family nutrient-binding outer membrane lipoprotein yields the protein MKKKLIYVFMVSAVLMLGACKKGFLDINDNPNNATNVKPALILTGALNNTAAYTTGGSIFYSFAALWMNYWMTPGGVSGWYEERSYNFTTNWSGSTTLWGNLYDNLNDYASLEKQGKATGQNFFVAVAKTMKAWDYQYLVDFYGNVPYTQASKSVLFLNPKYDKAQAVYEDLAKQLDTAANLFKTATVSPSDISADIYAKGDVKKWGKFANTLKLRILLRQSEIPGREQYIRDEIAKITANGFGYIGTGEGMFNNPGYLNTSGKQNPFWGVYGYAANGDKTASHTYMLASTYGMDFLKNNSDPRLGKFYSTVNDGAGSSYVSLVWGQDVNFDQTLTTVSGIGKGVLKSFDQSQPIMTDFESLFIQAEAAQRGYITGSAQANYEAAVTANFVYLGLTAADAATYLANQSVATWASNTDKIALIIKQKWAAMNGTNDIEPWTDYRRLELPADMPISIASTVTTKKIPVRMLYPQREYNTNSANVIAEGTINQFTTRIFWDVK from the coding sequence ATGAAAAAGAAATTAATATATGTGTTTATGGTATCGGCAGTATTAATGCTTGGTGCCTGTAAAAAGGGTTTTTTAGATATTAATGATAATCCCAACAACGCTACAAATGTTAAGCCTGCTTTAATATTAACGGGTGCTTTAAACAATACTGCTGCATACACTACTGGCGGTTCTATTTTTTACAGCTTTGCAGCCTTATGGATGAATTATTGGATGACACCGGGTGGTGTTTCTGGATGGTATGAAGAGCGTTCGTACAATTTTACTACCAACTGGAGTGGTTCCACAACACTTTGGGGCAATCTTTATGATAATCTTAACGATTACGCCTCCCTGGAAAAACAGGGTAAAGCGACAGGGCAAAATTTCTTTGTGGCTGTAGCCAAAACAATGAAAGCCTGGGATTACCAATACCTGGTAGATTTTTACGGTAATGTGCCTTACACACAGGCGTCTAAATCGGTTCTTTTTCTTAATCCTAAATACGATAAAGCACAGGCAGTTTATGAAGATCTTGCCAAACAATTAGATACAGCAGCAAATTTATTCAAAACAGCAACTGTAAGTCCATCGGATATTTCAGCAGATATTTACGCTAAGGGAGACGTGAAAAAATGGGGTAAATTTGCCAATACGTTAAAACTTAGGATTCTTTTGCGTCAATCGGAAATACCTGGAAGGGAACAATATATCAGAGATGAGATTGCAAAAATTACGGCAAATGGATTTGGGTACATTGGAACAGGAGAAGGAATGTTTAACAATCCGGGATATTTAAATACATCCGGCAAGCAAAATCCATTCTGGGGAGTATACGGTTATGCTGCCAATGGCGACAAAACAGCATCACACACTTATATGCTAGCCAGCACATACGGCATGGATTTCCTTAAAAATAATAGCGATCCAAGATTAGGCAAGTTCTACAGCACAGTTAATGATGGTGCAGGAAGCTCCTATGTAAGTTTGGTTTGGGGACAGGATGTAAATTTCGATCAAACACTCACTACAGTTTCTGGCATTGGTAAAGGTGTACTAAAATCATTTGATCAATCTCAGCCTATTATGACAGATTTTGAAAGTTTATTCATTCAGGCTGAAGCAGCCCAAAGGGGATATATTACCGGTAGTGCACAAGCAAATTATGAAGCAGCTGTAACGGCTAACTTTGTTTACCTGGGTTTAACCGCTGCAGATGCTGCAACTTACCTTGCCAATCAGTCTGTGGCAACCTGGGCAAGCAATACCGATAAAATTGCCCTGATCATTAAACAGAAATGGGCAGCAATGAACGGTACAAATGATATCGAACCTTGGACAGATTACAGGCGCTTAGAGCTTCCTGCTGACATGCCGATTTCTATTGCTTCAACAGTAACCACTAAAAAGATTCCGGTAAGAATGTTGTATCCGCAAAGGGAATATAACACCAACTCTGCGAATGTAATTGCAGAAGGTACAATTAACCAATTTACTACTAGAATTTTCTGGGACGTTAAATAA
- a CDS encoding SusC/RagA family TonB-linked outer membrane protein, protein MKKLVLCLFIFLFYGILQADAQSKNITGKVVASNDGLPLPGVTIRVKDTKKATTTGSDGKFTINVGPNDVLQFAYLGSLPKEITVGTQSNLNVSLEPDSKTLSEVTISTALGIKRKPKEIGYATQQVTGKALTASRPTNLATGLSGKVAGLQINQANNQIDAGDQVRVVLRGNRSFTGNNQALLVLDGIIVPLSQLNSINPNDIDNVNILKGANAAALYGSDASNGVIIVSTKRGSSDGGSITYTNSTLLNRLSYFPKLQTEFGGGTTQDDFGFGLYTPFENQTFGERFDGSIRPLGRILEDGTYQMVPYTYKDGEKENFFETGIDEQNDLTYSGGNENGTTYINLQRVNSKGYVPGDKSNRTAIRINGTRKLNKFLADYSFNYTQRNYDKSNNQVYNNVINTPGNVPLTEYSDLNSKYGNPNDYYNDYYNSPYFGLQQNRNNERRDDLLGNVSFTYKPVDWLSLLARGGLSTKNTQGKDKNYAYTYSDFAHNSGKGIAANQYTKSSVRDYNEFESRYTGDFLATATKTFNQFKFTLIGGAQVIQKNYKYMTQAGNDLVVDNLFNLNNRSGEIVGSENERNSRQLGLFGDLTATYHDYLTIHISGRNDWDSRLAKSNRSFFYPAIDAALTLTDAIPALKESKIISNLKIRGGISKVYAVQIDPYKLLSTTSPAGNFPYGSTAGYSIDNAVYDPNLKPEQTISKEIGVDIGFLNNRITLETSAYLQNTKDQEIINGIDLSGTTGYTSAVINTGEGQNKGIEFSLNAAPVIGFSNGFRWNVGVNYSYNTNKVLSLYQGQNQLGIGDNNYIVVGQSFPSLQVSSYQTDPQGRVIVDANTGLPISNPINKDFGQTNPSSVLGINTSFTFKNFTLSGVAEYRSGNVFYNSFASTLDFAGVSYTSAQAGRERFIYPNSVIQTSPGVFVPNTNTTTIQGNGSFWADGIRNNTASNYVMSAAFWKIRELSLAYQVPTQWLQSKAKFIKNASIALIGRNLFMFRPSDNIYTDPEINVGTGNAQGVNNLNQTPPTRIYGFTATIGF, encoded by the coding sequence ATGAAAAAACTCGTACTGTGTTTATTCATATTTTTATTTTATGGCATTTTACAAGCAGATGCCCAGAGTAAAAATATTACTGGTAAAGTGGTTGCGTCTAACGATGGACTGCCCCTTCCAGGAGTTACTATCCGTGTAAAGGATACAAAAAAAGCAACCACTACAGGTTCGGATGGTAAATTTACCATCAATGTGGGTCCAAATGATGTATTACAGTTCGCTTATCTTGGGTCTTTACCCAAAGAAATTACGGTTGGTACACAATCAAACCTGAATGTTAGTTTAGAGCCCGATTCGAAAACTTTGAGCGAGGTGACTATTTCTACCGCTTTGGGTATTAAACGTAAACCGAAAGAAATCGGTTATGCCACGCAGCAGGTAACAGGTAAAGCCTTAACCGCAAGCAGGCCTACCAACCTGGCAACGGGTTTATCAGGAAAGGTTGCAGGTTTACAGATTAACCAGGCAAATAATCAGATCGACGCCGGTGATCAGGTGCGGGTTGTATTACGTGGTAACAGGTCATTTACCGGAAACAACCAGGCGCTTTTGGTATTAGATGGTATCATTGTGCCTTTAAGTCAGTTAAATTCGATTAACCCGAATGATATTGATAACGTGAACATTTTAAAGGGTGCCAATGCTGCGGCACTTTATGGTTCAGACGCTTCGAACGGTGTAATTATTGTGAGCACCAAGAGGGGATCTTCTGACGGAGGTAGTATAACCTATACTAATTCCACTTTACTAAATCGTTTAAGTTACTTCCCTAAGCTGCAAACGGAGTTTGGCGGTGGTACTACTCAGGATGATTTTGGATTTGGTCTATATACGCCATTCGAAAACCAAACCTTTGGAGAGCGTTTCGATGGCAGCATCAGACCATTGGGCCGCATCTTAGAAGATGGCACTTACCAGATGGTTCCTTATACCTATAAAGATGGAGAAAAAGAGAATTTCTTCGAAACCGGAATTGACGAGCAGAACGATCTAACCTATTCGGGCGGAAACGAGAACGGAACAACCTATATCAACCTTCAACGTGTGAACAGTAAAGGTTATGTTCCGGGTGATAAATCCAACAGAACTGCGATCCGTATTAACGGAACCCGCAAACTGAATAAATTTTTAGCTGATTATTCATTTAACTATACCCAGAGAAATTACGATAAGAGTAATAATCAGGTATATAACAACGTAATTAATACGCCAGGAAACGTACCATTGACTGAGTACAGTGATTTAAACTCTAAATATGGTAATCCTAACGATTATTATAATGATTACTACAATAGTCCTTATTTCGGCTTACAGCAGAACCGCAACAATGAAAGAAGAGATGATTTATTGGGTAATGTTTCATTTACCTATAAGCCTGTTGATTGGTTAAGCCTGTTGGCAAGAGGTGGTTTGAGTACAAAAAATACTCAAGGTAAAGATAAAAACTATGCCTACACTTATTCGGATTTTGCACATAACTCCGGCAAAGGCATAGCAGCTAACCAATACACAAAATCATCGGTGCGCGATTACAATGAATTTGAAAGCAGGTACACTGGCGATTTTCTTGCAACAGCTACTAAAACGTTTAACCAATTCAAATTTACTTTAATTGGCGGAGCGCAGGTGATTCAGAAGAACTATAAGTACATGACGCAAGCCGGAAATGATTTGGTAGTTGATAATCTTTTTAACCTTAATAACCGCTCAGGTGAGATTGTTGGTTCTGAAAACGAGCGCAACTCCCGTCAGCTGGGTTTATTTGGAGATTTAACCGCTACCTATCATGATTACTTAACCATTCATATCTCTGGTAGAAATGACTGGGATTCAAGATTAGCAAAAAGCAACCGCTCGTTTTTTTATCCTGCCATTGATGCAGCTTTAACACTTACAGATGCAATCCCTGCGTTAAAAGAAAGCAAAATCATCAGTAACTTAAAAATCCGTGGAGGTATTTCTAAAGTATATGCGGTACAGATCGATCCGTATAAATTACTCTCTACTACCAGTCCGGCGGGAAACTTCCCTTATGGTAGTACGGCAGGATACTCTATTGATAACGCTGTGTATGATCCTAACCTGAAACCAGAACAGACCATTTCAAAAGAAATTGGTGTAGATATCGGTTTCTTAAATAACCGTATTACCTTAGAAACATCTGCTTATTTGCAGAATACCAAAGATCAGGAAATCATCAATGGTATAGATTTGTCAGGCACCACCGGCTATACAAGTGCAGTAATTAATACTGGCGAAGGCCAAAATAAAGGAATCGAGTTTAGCTTAAACGCGGCACCGGTAATTGGATTCTCAAATGGATTTAGATGGAATGTTGGTGTAAACTATTCGTACAACACCAATAAAGTTTTATCGCTATATCAAGGTCAGAATCAATTGGGTATTGGCGACAACAACTATATCGTAGTTGGTCAGAGTTTTCCTTCATTACAGGTGAGTAGCTACCAAACAGACCCGCAGGGCCGCGTTATTGTAGATGCTAATACAGGTTTACCAATTTCAAACCCGATTAATAAGGATTTCGGACAAACGAATCCAAGCAGTGTACTGGGAATTAACACCAGCTTTACCTTCAAAAACTTTACGCTATCAGGTGTTGCAGAATACCGCAGTGGTAATGTTTTCTACAATAGTTTCGCAAGTACACTAGATTTTGCTGGCGTTAGTTATACTTCTGCACAGGCTGGACGTGAACGCTTTATTTATCCAAATTCAGTAATTCAAACTTCACCAGGTGTATTTGTACCAAATACCAATACTACTACTATACAAGGGAATGGATCTTTTTGGGCTGATGGTATCCGTAACAACACCGCATCTAATTATGTAATGAGTGCTGCATTCTGGAAAATCAGGGAACTATCTTTGGCTTATCAGGTGCCAACACAATGGTTACAGAGCAAAGCGAAGTTTATTAAGAATGCAAGTATTGCCTTGATTGGAAGAAACCTGTTTATGTTCAGACCTAGTGATAACATTTATACTGACCCGGAGATTAACGTTGGAACAGGAAATGCACAGGGCGTGAATAATTTGAATCAAACGCCTCCTACACGTATTTATGGTTTTACCGCAACAATTGGCTTTTAA